The following DNA comes from Flavobacteriales bacterium.
ACGCAATTACAACAATCGCTAAATCCAAGGCGGGGTGAAACTTAATGCTCAATGTTGTACCTTTCGGCAACCAACGGTTCCGGGTGAAAGGTCAACAGATTTAAAACCGCCTTTCATTTAGCGGCACCGTTGGGGTTAATTAAAAACACACTCTGTAGCTATTGAGAATCGTATTCATCTCTTATGTTCAGTACTCTCAAAATCACCAAAAATGACATGTAAAGAAGCCCGTGTAATGCAATATGTTGTAAAGGTTTTTCCAATTCTGATGATGTGCTTGACCTTCACTTTTTCGGCAACCAGTCAAACACCTGGCTCTGTTGATCTTACGTTTAACCCGACCGACATCGGATATGGCTACAGTGCCGGGGCCAATCAAATTATAAGGACAGTTTCGGTACAAAATGATGGAAAGGTGCTGGTTGGCGGTGAGTTCACCAGTTTGAATGGATCATCTATAAACAGAATTGCAAGACTAAATACCGACCAAAGTGTGGACAGCAGTTTGGCTGTTGGTTCGGGGGCAAACAATAGTGTTTGGTCGTCAGCAATTCAACCTGATGGGAAAATACTTATAGGTGGCTATTTTACATCTTACAATGGTGAACCTGTTAACCGAATTGCGCGATTGAATGTTGATGGTAGTCTTGACAGCTCATTCCAAGTAGGGACAGGGTTTAATAATAACGTCTATTCAATCGCTGTACAGCCTGACGGGAAAATATTGGTGGCAGGCGTTTTTAGTTCATATAACGGTGCACCGTTGAACTCGATTGCAAGATTGAATTCAAATGGGACTCTTGATACCACTTTCGATACAGGAACAGGACCTGATCAATATGTTCAATCTGTCTCTGTGCAAACAGATGGCAAGTTGATTATCGGAGGCAGTTTCGAAACGGTCGATGGTGTAGCTGCTGGGCACATAGCTAGACTCAATGCTAACGGCTCATTGGATCAGACCTTCAGTGTCGGTTCAGGAACTGATGATGTGGTCTGGGCCACTGAAGTACAGCAGGATGGAAAAATCATCATCGGTGGTGACTTTACCACCATTGACGGAGCAGCGAGAAATCGATTGGCAAGGTTGAATTCAGATGGAAGCATTGACCAGAGTTTCTCAATTGGCTCCGGAGCCAACGGATTCATTTACTCAACATGTATTCAGAGTGATGGAAAAATTATAATTGGCGGTCAGTTCACCGTTTTCAGCGGATTTCAGGCCAATAGAGTGATTCGTCTCAATACAGATGGGTCGACAGACCCTACCTTCCAAAGTGGCGAGGGTTTCGACAACGATGTGTATTCGGTGGCATTGACAGCTACGGGAGAAATTGTCGCAGTAGGCGATTTTCAATCTTATGATAACAGACTTTTGAATCGGGTTGTTCGAATTGAAACCAGCGGGGCCTTTGATGATGGGTTTACCGTTGGTACTGGTGCTGATTATCCTTTGTTTGCGTTAGCGATTCAACCGGATGGAAAAATCCTGATTGGTGGAAATTTTTTGCATTACAACGGAGTGCCACGAGCAGGATTTGCTCGCTTGAATGTTGATGGCACATTGGATGAAACATTCGATGTTGTAGATGGAATTGATCATAGCGCATACACAATAGCCGTTCAGGCAAACGGAAAAATCGTAACGGGAAAAGAATTCCTCAGACGCTACGAGCCGTCAGGTGACCTGGATACTACATTCAATCAGAATGGGCATTTCGGTTTCATGGATCGGGTTCTAATTCAGAATGATCAGAAAATACTGGTCAGTGGTTACAATTCGGGAAATGGTAATGGTGGAATACTGGCAGCACGCAAAGGGATAGTCCGCATCAATGTTGACGGATCCATCGACAATACTTTTGATTCCGGGACAGGAATCAATCAGAACAATTACATAGCCAATATGGCGCTACAGAGTGATGGAAAGATCATCATTGTCGGGTCATTCACAGAATATGATGGAACGCAGAGAAACCGCATCGCAAGAATCAATTCAGATGGGGCTTTGGACAACTCGTTCAACCCTGGGACCGGCCCTGATGATTTTGTGGAGACTGTTGCAATTCAAAACGATGGAAAAATTGTGATTGCCGGACGATTTAATTATTTCAATGGATATGAATCAAGGTCTATCGCTAGACTTTTTAGCGATGGAACGCTTGATCAAAGTTTTGACTCTGGTTCAGGACTCGGAACGAGTGCCCATCTAATAAATGACCTGACCATACAGCCAGATGGAAAAATTATAATCTCAGGTGATTTCTACCATTATAACAACAATTACTCCGTACATCTCGCCAGAATCAATTCCGATGGTTCCTTTGATGCCGACTTCGATGTTGGATCCGGAGCCTATGGAGGATTGATTAATTGTCTTGCATTACAAGATGACGGTAAGGTCGTTATAGGTGGGGGCTTCGGATCATTCAACGGAATAAAGCGAAATCGTGTGACTCGTTTAAACGGTCTTGATTCTCCAAATATGATCCAAAACCCCGTGTCAGATAAGACAGACCTTATTGTATACCCTAATCCGACCGGAGGCAATTTTAGCATTGTTGGTGCTTCAAATACCAACATGTCAAGGATAAGGATTTATAACCCAATGGGCGTTCTTGTTTCCGAGAATCAGACTGTTTCCAGAGAGATGATAAATATCACTTTGCCTGATGTATCGGGGCTGTATTGTATTGAAGTCTTGTTAGAAGATGGGACGATAAGTCGCCAGAAAGTGGTAAAAAAATGAAAGAAGCAAAATAACTCCAACAAAGAACTGAAGTAAAAGCAAGTCTTGGTAGACGTTTTTAATCGTTTTTCTTGGTTGTGTGACATACGGTTCTGCCACGTTACCGCATCTTGAAAACTCAGTAGTTTCAAAACGCAATACTTTTAGGCGCACCGTTGTAGGTAATTGTAAAAGGCACCTTCTGACGACTTAATGGAACTCGACCGAAAGACATATTGGACACAGAAGCGTTGGACGTACAATAAGATACTTCTGACGACTGGTATTATCTGGTCGCTGACAGTTATGTCGACAATTCATTTAATCGACATTTGAACTGGTGAACCTTTCGAACTGAAACTCGCTCTGCTTTATTTGGGCTACGCGGCTGGAGCGTACATCGTTTATTCTGTTTTCCTGAACTTGGCATTTATCCTGCTTGAATTGATAAACAACTTTATCGAAAAGCTAAAGGAACGAACCCGTGACATTATGTTTTGGACATTGGTGGTGCTATCCATTGCCGTTCCACTTTCCTATGTGGTTTTTCTAATCTCCAACTTGGTCTATTGGACAACTTGAAGTTCCGAAGAAGAAAAAGAAACAACGACACGCCAACACCCGCTAAAATCTCATGCTTGTGACAGTACGTCAGTCGGGCTCAGTTTCGTTGTGCGCTGTCCGTGCGCGGGTCAGTCCGAGTGATCTTTGATCGTATCGAGGACTGTGGGAAGGCTAACCAAACACTTCTCGATACACGCTACGCGCACTCGAAGTGACCCAACGCATTATCTGTAGCGGAAAACGTTGGGCTCAATGTGAAACAATAGAATGAAGAGATTACTAATCTTCAGCATGATTTTGCTTTCATGTGGACAAAATCATGAGGACTCGATTTCTACAGATCGATCAAAATCTAATGACCGATTAGGTCAAGAGACCGCAGCAATTAAGAAAGATGTCACAATCGACAAGGAGATTGTCCTGGAAAATCCGACCTTACTGGTAATTGAAATTGATTCGGTTGAAATTGAAGAATTAAGATTGAAGTCTGGGGGTGACAATTTCTACACGGCCACGGACGATCTTATGTGGTATCACTCTCAACTACTCAAGAAGATGGATACTTTAGACATTCCGGTTTTATATGAAGAAGGCACGGTTCGAATTGTGACACCGACAACGGACTATGAGGTTTTGAAGGACTCGACCTTTTCTCTGTACACTTATTTCTTCTTCAACGGAGACACGGTATTAAGGAAAGATGTATTTGATCTCTTGACGACTGGAAAAAATTAAAAATAAAGCACTGATTTCAACAAAGAACTGAGGTAAAAACCAGGGGATTCTAAAAGTATTTTTCATCGTTTTTCTTGGTGTTAAGTATAAGGTTTTGAAAAAGGGGGTCCACATTTTCAATTCCTTTGTTCTGTTTTCCGATTCAAAGGCTATCGTTCGGAAGTCCGTTGTCTGACCGCATAAGACGCTAAGCAGGGGGGCGATCACCGATCCTTGGCAGATTTACCGAAACGCTTTTGGCACTCCGTTTGGAATAGCGATCTTAGGCACATCGTTAAATCCCACTCCCATGGCACTCAAACAACGATTACAACTCAAGCAACTGCAGCGACTTTCGCCTCAGCAGATACAGCTTATGAAGTTGCTGCAGATACCCACTGTGGCACTGGAGCAGCGCATCAAGGAAGAATTGGAAGTGAACCCTGCGCTGGAGGAAGGTGCGGATGGAGACGACCTGGACGATGAGTTCGCTGACCTGAAGAATGACGATCAGGAGGACTATGACGATTCTGACGCGGATGATGAGTTCAGTATTGAGGATTACTTGGATGATGACGAGATTCCGGACTACAAGCTCTACGCGAACAATACCAGCCCGGATGATGAGGAGCGGGAGATGCCGCTGAGCGGTGGTGCCAGCTTCCAAGACCTGTTATTGGAGCAGTTGGGAATGCGGGTGCTTACGGAGCAACAGCGCACCATTGCCGAGATCATCATCGGAAACATTGATGATGACGGCTACCTACGCAGAGAGATATTCGCCATTGTAGATGACCTTGCTTTTACCCAGAACATCCATACCAATGAGGATGAGGTGGAGGACCTGTTGGACGTGATACAGCATTTTGAACCTGCTGGAGTTGGTGCACGCAATCTGCAGGAATGTCTGATGCTTCAACTGAACCGCAAGGAAGAGACGGAAACCGTTCATCTGGCCAAGGAACTCATCACCAATATGATGGATGAGTTCTCGAAGAAGCACTACAGCAAGATCTGTCAGCGTTTGCATATTGAGGAAGATGAACTGAAGAAGGTATTGGATGAGGTACTGAAGCTCAACCCGAAACCGGGCAATTCCCTTTCGGACAGTACCAAGGTGGTGCAGAACATCGTTGCCGATTTCATCATTACCAATGATGACGGTAAGTTGGAGCTCACGCTCAATGGCCGAAACGCTCCACAACTGAAAGTGAGCAACGAATACAAGCAGATGCTGCGTGCTTATTCGGAGACCAAAGGCAAGGCCAACAAGGATGCGGTGCAGTTCGTAAAGCAGAAATTGGACGGGGCCAAATGGTTCATCGATGCCATCAAACAGCGCCAAATGACGCTCTACGGAACCATGGATGCCATCATGGAATATCAGAAGGAATACTTCCTGACGGGAGACGAGACCAAGCTGAAACCGATGATTCTGAAGGATATTGCAGACATCGTTGGCCTGGACATTTCCACCATCTCGCGTGTAGCGAACAGCAAATACGTGCAGACTCAGTTCGGGACCTTCCTGCTGAAATCGTTCTTCTCCGAATCGTTGACCACGGACAGTGGGGAAGAAGTGAGCAGCCGTGAGGTGAAGAAGATCCTGGAAGACGCCATTGAGGCAGAGGATAAGCGTAAGCCGTTGGCTGATGAGAAACTGGCCGAACTGCTGAACGACAAGGGCTACAACATTGCCCGAAGAACCGTGGCCAAATACCGTGAGCAATTGGGTATTCCAGTTGCCAGACTTAGAAAAGAGCTTTAGATTGTGTTTCCCCTCTTGAAGAGGGGCAGGGGTGTGTCTTTTTCATAACTTACTCTTAAAATGACGCGCAAGATCATTCTATACAATCCCAAACTCAAAGAGTTTGCCAGGCATTTAAGGAACAACAGTACCCAATCTGAAATATGGCTTTGGAAACGTCTTAAAGGCAGACAACGACTTGGCTATGATTTCCATCGGCAAAAACCAATTGATAACTATATTCTTGATTTTTTCTGTAACGAATTGATGCTGGGAATTGAATTGGACGGTTATAGTCATCTGTTGGATGAAGTGCAACTTCGTGATGAAAAGAAGAACAAGAGAATGCAAGAGTTGGGAATCACCATCCTAAGATTTCATGATGATGAGGTTTTCTTTGATATCGATGCTGTGGTTCTTCGAATAGATGGTTGGATTGAAAGCCGGCTTGGTTCAACTGATTAGCTTTGCATACTGAAATACACACCCCTAACCCCTCTCAAGAGGGGAATGGCTAAATCTAATTCCTCTTTTGTTCAAGCTGGGCGAATACAACACACTTACCATTCATCGTTTCACAAGCGTGGGTGCCTATTTGGGTGAACCCGATGCCGATCACGAAGATGTTATTCTACTTCCCAACAAGTATCTGAAACCTGGCATGCAGGAAGGGCAGGAGGTAGAGGTGTTCATCTACCTCGATTCGGACGAACGGCCTGTTGCAACCACGCTCAAACCGCTCATTACATTGGGTGATTTCGCTACGCTGGAAGTGAAACAGGTGAGCCGCGTAGGTGCTTTCTTGGACATGGGTCTGGAGAAGCACGTCTTCGTACCGTATGCCGAAATGGTGGAGCGCATGCATGTGGGGGAACGCTACCTCGTAGGGCTTTACCTTGATGAGCAGACGGGCAGATTGGCCGCCACACCGCGAGTAGGAAAGCTGTTCGATCAGAAGAACATTCAACTCCACTTGGGAGAGGAGGTCGATCTGGTGGTTTACAACGAGACCGAATTGGGTTTTCAGGTCATGATCAACAAGAAGTATGGAGGATTGGTGTACCATAATGAGGTGTTCGAAGACCTTGATATTGGCGATGAGCGCAAAGGCTACATCAAACAGATTCGTCCAGACGGTAAGATCGATGTGAGCCTGCA
Coding sequences within:
- a CDS encoding GntR family transcriptional regulator — protein: MFKLGEYNTLTIHRFTSVGAYLGEPDADHEDVILLPNKYLKPGMQEGQEVEVFIYLDSDERPVATTLKPLITLGDFATLEVKQVSRVGAFLDMGLEKHVFVPYAEMVERMHVGERYLVGLYLDEQTGRLAATPRVGKLFDQKNIQLHLGEEVDLVVYNETELGFQVMINKKYGGLVYHNEVFEDLDIGDERKGYIKQIRPDGKIDVSLQPLGVASIEPNAQKILDMLNQNRGMMYLSDKSSPEDIEAQLGMSKKAFKKAIGSLYKKRLIAIEDDHIKTLIQNYTPEGPKHLRKSDRSA
- the rpoN gene encoding RNA polymerase factor sigma-54 — encoded protein: MALKQRLQLKQLQRLSPQQIQLMKLLQIPTVALEQRIKEELEVNPALEEGADGDDLDDEFADLKNDDQEDYDDSDADDEFSIEDYLDDDEIPDYKLYANNTSPDDEEREMPLSGGASFQDLLLEQLGMRVLTEQQRTIAEIIIGNIDDDGYLRREIFAIVDDLAFTQNIHTNEDEVEDLLDVIQHFEPAGVGARNLQECLMLQLNRKEETETVHLAKELITNMMDEFSKKHYSKICQRLHIEEDELKKVLDEVLKLNPKPGNSLSDSTKVVQNIVADFIITNDDGKLELTLNGRNAPQLKVSNEYKQMLRAYSETKGKANKDAVQFVKQKLDGAKWFIDAIKQRQMTLYGTMDAIMEYQKEYFLTGDETKLKPMILKDIADIVGLDISTISRVANSKYVQTQFGTFLLKSFFSESLTTDSGEEVSSREVKKILEDAIEAEDKRKPLADEKLAELLNDKGYNIARRTVAKYREQLGIPVARLRKEL
- a CDS encoding DUF559 domain-containing protein; protein product: MTRKIILYNPKLKEFARHLRNNSTQSEIWLWKRLKGRQRLGYDFHRQKPIDNYILDFFCNELMLGIELDGYSHLLDEVQLRDEKKNKRMQELGITILRFHDDEVFFDIDAVVLRIDGWIESRLGSTD
- a CDS encoding T9SS type A sorting domain-containing protein, translated to MTCKEARVMQYVVKVFPILMMCLTFTFSATSQTPGSVDLTFNPTDIGYGYSAGANQIIRTVSVQNDGKVLVGGEFTSLNGSSINRIARLNTDQSVDSSLAVGSGANNSVWSSAIQPDGKILIGGYFTSYNGEPVNRIARLNVDGSLDSSFQVGTGFNNNVYSIAVQPDGKILVAGVFSSYNGAPLNSIARLNSNGTLDTTFDTGTGPDQYVQSVSVQTDGKLIIGGSFETVDGVAAGHIARLNANGSLDQTFSVGSGTDDVVWATEVQQDGKIIIGGDFTTIDGAARNRLARLNSDGSIDQSFSIGSGANGFIYSTCIQSDGKIIIGGQFTVFSGFQANRVIRLNTDGSTDPTFQSGEGFDNDVYSVALTATGEIVAVGDFQSYDNRLLNRVVRIETSGAFDDGFTVGTGADYPLFALAIQPDGKILIGGNFLHYNGVPRAGFARLNVDGTLDETFDVVDGIDHSAYTIAVQANGKIVTGKEFLRRYEPSGDLDTTFNQNGHFGFMDRVLIQNDQKILVSGYNSGNGNGGILAARKGIVRINVDGSIDNTFDSGTGINQNNYIANMALQSDGKIIIVGSFTEYDGTQRNRIARINSDGALDNSFNPGTGPDDFVETVAIQNDGKIVIAGRFNYFNGYESRSIARLFSDGTLDQSFDSGSGLGTSAHLINDLTIQPDGKIIISGDFYHYNNNYSVHLARINSDGSFDADFDVGSGAYGGLINCLALQDDGKVVIGGGFGSFNGIKRNRVTRLNGLDSPNMIQNPVSDKTDLIVYPNPTGGNFSIVGASNTNMSRIRIYNPMGVLVSENQTVSREMINITLPDVSGLYCIEVLLEDGTISRQKVVKK